The following coding sequences are from one Epilithonimonas vandammei window:
- a CDS encoding ArsR/SmtB family transcription factor, with product MDNISCIRQQADIKQINRCKDRVSELNGSFDYLSNGLELAGNNVRLKILFLLYEEKRLCVCDISDILGMTISAVSQHLRKLKDRKLIETEREAQTIFYSLTKEYEKMLKPFFKILDENKILETL from the coding sequence ATGGACAACATTTCTTGTATAAGACAACAGGCGGACATTAAGCAAATCAACCGTTGTAAAGACCGAGTTTCAGAACTAAACGGTTCGTTTGACTATTTATCGAATGGACTTGAATTAGCGGGTAACAACGTAAGGCTCAAAATTCTTTTTCTGCTTTATGAAGAAAAACGACTTTGTGTTTGTGATATAAGCGATATTCTTGGTATGACAATTTCAGCAGTTTCGCAACACTTACGAAAACTCAAAGACAGAAAGCTCATTGAAACCGAACGTGAAGCACAAACCATTTTTTACTCATTGACAAAAGAGTATGAAAAAATGCTGAAACCGTTTTTCAAAATACTTGACGAAAACAAAATATTAGAAACATTATGA
- the merTP gene encoding mercuric transport protein MerTP: MKTDNKLIGAGLLTAIAASLCCITPVLALIAGTSGLASTFSWLEPFRPYFIGLTILVLGFAWYQKLKPKKQIDCNCETEEKPKFIQSKMFLGIVTAFAIVMLAFPYYSSIFYLKTEKQIIVVDKSNIQKVEFTITGMTCASCSEHVNHEVNKLTGIISSNASYENGNAMVEFDNSKTNISEIEEAINSTGYSVTDKKEK, from the coding sequence ATGAAAACAGACAACAAACTAATCGGAGCAGGACTTTTAACAGCAATTGCAGCTTCATTGTGTTGCATTACACCTGTCTTGGCTCTCATTGCAGGAACAAGCGGACTTGCTTCAACTTTTTCTTGGCTTGAACCTTTCCGACCATATTTTATCGGTTTGACAATTTTGGTTCTTGGTTTTGCTTGGTATCAAAAGTTAAAACCTAAAAAGCAAATTGACTGCAATTGTGAAACAGAAGAAAAACCAAAATTCATTCAGTCAAAAATGTTTTTAGGAATAGTAACAGCATTTGCAATCGTAATGCTTGCCTTTCCATACTACTCAAGCATTTTCTACCTAAAGACAGAAAAGCAAATCATAGTAGTGGACAAATCCAATATTCAAAAAGTAGAATTTACGATTACCGGAATGACTTGTGCAAGTTGTAGCGAACACGTAAATCACGAAGTAAATAAATTGACAGGAATAATAAGTTCAAACGCTTCATACGAAAATGGAAACGCAATGGTAGAATTTGACAACTCAAAAACAAATATTTCAGAAATTGAAGAAGCAATAAACTCAACAGGATATTCTGTAACCGACAAAAAAGAAAAATAG
- a CDS encoding GDCCVxC domain-containing (seleno)protein, with translation MEIKLQSTITCPNCGHKKEETMPTDACQYFYECEKCKQVLKPKQGDCCVYCSYGSVACPPIQQDKKCC, from the coding sequence ATGGAAATCAAATTACAATCAACAATTACTTGCCCCAACTGCGGACACAAGAAAGAAGAAACAATGCCGACTGACGCCTGCCAATATTTTTACGAATGTGAAAAATGTAAACAAGTTCTTAAACCAAAACAAGGCGACTGCTGTGTTTATTGTAGTTACGGAAGTGTTGCTTGTCCACCAATTCAGCAGGACAAAAAATGTTGCTGA
- a CDS encoding LysR family transcriptional regulator, which yields MFDFRLQVFHKVAKRLNFTKAAEELFITQPAVSKHIQEIESFLKTKLFERNGSKVKLTKAGIILFSHTEKIFETYRNLEFEINSLSQNFNGKLRIGASTTIAQYLLPEILASFHKKFDQLIVSLEANNTEQIEIALQKNEIDLGIIEGKSKKAYLKYTEFVKDEIVLVSNSTNPLSKRQNITIDELKNIPLLFREQGSGTLEVIAHHLKSLNVKISDLKIEMQLGSTESIKNYILHSNTMAFISLHSIYKELRENKFTIIDVQHLSIERNFYFIQQQGQVEALPELFMKFANHYNFK from the coding sequence ATGTTTGATTTTCGTTTACAAGTATTTCACAAAGTAGCAAAACGACTTAATTTTACAAAAGCTGCCGAAGAATTATTTATTACGCAGCCAGCAGTTTCAAAACACATACAAGAAATTGAAAGTTTTCTGAAAACTAAACTTTTTGAAAGAAATGGCTCAAAGGTAAAATTAACAAAAGCAGGAATTATATTATTTTCTCATACCGAAAAAATATTTGAAACCTATCGTAATTTAGAATTTGAAATTAATTCTCTTTCTCAAAATTTCAACGGAAAATTAAGAATTGGTGCGAGTACAACAATTGCTCAATATCTTTTACCTGAAATTTTAGCATCGTTTCATAAAAAATTTGACCAACTTATCGTTTCTTTAGAAGCTAATAATACAGAACAAATTGAAATTGCGCTGCAAAAAAATGAAATTGATTTGGGTATCATAGAAGGAAAATCCAAAAAAGCCTATCTAAAATATACCGAATTTGTCAAAGACGAAATTGTTTTAGTTTCAAATAGCACAAATCCTCTCTCAAAAAGACAGAACATTACTATTGATGAGCTAAAAAACATTCCTCTCTTGTTTCGCGAGCAAGGATCAGGAACACTAGAAGTAATTGCACATCATTTAAAATCTTTGAATGTAAAAATTTCAGATTTAAAAATTGAAATGCAATTAGGCAGCACTGAAAGTATTAAAAACTATATACTTCACAGCAACACTATGGCTTTTATATCATTACATTCCATATACAAAGAACTTAGAGAAAATAAATTTACAATAATAGATGTTCAACATTTGTCTATCGAAAGGAATTTTTACTTTATCCAACAACAAGGTCAAGTTGAGGCTTTACCTGAATTATTTATGAAATTTGCCAATCATTATAACTTTAAGTAA
- a CDS encoding YeiH family protein codes for MENQKGFKNLLDKSITTREVIFLLAVVLCLSPLISPPIALLMGLIIAQFIGHPYLHLNHKATHILLQVSVVGLGFGMNVTSALKAGKEGILFTIVSIIGTLVIGFFMGKFLKIEKKTSYLISAGTAICGGSAIAAISPVIKAEEKQISVALGTIFILNSAALFLFPFIGHQLNLSQSQFGMWCAIAIHDTSSVVGAASKYGPQALEIATTVKLARALWIIPVAFLSTFIFKNKESKIKIPYFIGLFVLAMIANTYIPFVQQYNHYLTNIAKAGLTLTLFLIGCGLNRKTISSVGFKPLIQGVILWVIIATAALWAVTTLTN; via the coding sequence ATGGAAAATCAAAAAGGATTCAAAAATTTATTAGACAAAAGTATAACCACTAGAGAAGTGATTTTTTTATTAGCAGTTGTACTCTGCTTGTCTCCATTAATATCACCGCCGATTGCCTTACTTATGGGTTTAATAATTGCGCAATTTATTGGACATCCATATTTACATCTAAATCATAAAGCAACTCATATATTGTTACAGGTTTCTGTTGTTGGTTTGGGCTTTGGAATGAATGTTACAAGTGCATTAAAAGCGGGTAAAGAAGGTATTTTATTTACAATAGTTTCTATTATTGGAACATTAGTAATTGGTTTCTTTATGGGTAAGTTTTTAAAGATAGAAAAAAAGACTTCTTATTTAATATCAGCTGGAACAGCCATTTGTGGTGGAAGTGCTATTGCTGCTATTTCTCCTGTAATAAAGGCAGAGGAAAAACAGATATCGGTTGCATTAGGAACCATATTTATTCTAAATTCTGCAGCCTTATTTTTATTTCCTTTTATTGGGCATCAGTTAAATTTATCACAATCACAATTTGGAATGTGGTGTGCAATTGCTATTCACGATACCAGTTCAGTTGTAGGTGCAGCAAGTAAATATGGTCCGCAAGCTTTAGAGATTGCTACAACTGTTAAATTAGCACGAGCATTATGGATAATTCCTGTTGCTTTTTTATCAACTTTTATTTTTAAAAATAAAGAAAGTAAAATAAAAATTCCTTACTTTATTGGATTATTTGTTCTTGCAATGATTGCAAATACCTATATTCCTTTTGTTCAACAATACAATCATTATTTAACTAATATTGCAAAAGCAGGATTAACGCTTACCTTGTTTTTAATAGGATGTGGATTGAACAGAAAAACAATATCTTCTGTTGGATTTAAACCATTAATTCAAGGTGTAATTCTATGGGTGATTATAGCAACTGCTGCACTTTGGGCTGTAACAACTTTAACAAACTAA
- a CDS encoding beta-propeller fold lactonase family protein: MKNEFKIGMLILFFSIIATKTQAQQIFDGNIKNNSLAISPTENIALASNSDVNFVSVYNLKSHKLIKKIFGFISPRNIIFSPDGMKFYITDSSTGFLTVLETKKFKIIEKYAVGFGAFGSAISNNGQEIYINNEATNTVTVIDLSSKSVKKIITGFAEPRQGIKLNATNTKIYVTNFASDAISVVDAATLEIDTTITGFSKIRAISITKDGETLFAANSGSNSIAVVNLNTGIIAKTISVGKDPYGASLSSDENILLSGNKEDNSLSIIDVPTLTNIGVITGFNEPRQAIVYSKNGKNVFVLNKDLSISVVNLSEKKIIYSIQN; encoded by the coding sequence ATGAAAAATGAATTCAAAATTGGAATGTTAATACTATTCTTTAGTATTATTGCTACCAAAACTCAAGCGCAACAAATCTTTGACGGTAACATAAAAAATAATTCTTTAGCAATAAGTCCAACCGAAAATATTGCATTAGCATCAAACAGCGACGTAAATTTCGTAAGTGTTTATAATCTAAAATCTCATAAATTAATAAAAAAGATATTTGGATTCATTAGTCCAAGAAACATCATTTTTTCGCCTGATGGAATGAAGTTTTACATCACTGACAGCAGTACCGGATTTTTAACTGTACTGGAAACAAAGAAATTTAAAATCATTGAAAAATATGCGGTAGGCTTTGGAGCATTTGGTTCAGCAATTAGCAACAATGGTCAAGAAATTTATATTAATAATGAGGCAACAAATACCGTAACGGTAATTGACCTTTCAAGTAAATCGGTAAAAAAAATAATAACAGGTTTTGCCGAACCAAGACAAGGTATTAAATTAAACGCAACAAATACAAAGATTTACGTGACCAATTTTGCCAGCGACGCTATTTCTGTTGTGGACGCAGCAACTTTAGAAATCGATACAACTATTACTGGTTTTAGCAAAATAAGAGCTATCTCTATTACTAAAGATGGTGAAACATTATTTGCTGCTAATAGTGGTTCCAATTCCATTGCAGTAGTTAATTTAAATACAGGTATAATCGCTAAAACAATTTCTGTAGGCAAAGATCCTTATGGCGCATCATTATCTTCAGATGAAAACATTTTATTGAGTGGAAATAAAGAAGATAATTCTCTTTCAATAATTGATGTACCAACACTAACTAATATTGGAGTGATAACAGGATTTAATGAACCAAGACAAGCGATTGTTTACTCTAAAAACGGTAAAAATGTATTTGTACTAAACAAAGATTTATCTATTAGTGTAGTTAATCTTTCTGAAAAGAAAATAATATATAGTATTCAGAATTAA
- a CDS encoding ISAon1 family transposase N-terminal region protein yields MLNDSELLKLLLPEYLIEYFDIIKFEEKDKVLHLYFEEKDTIPKEFSSLQLQSKGFHDEITVDDFPLRGKSVKLHIKRRRWTDTKSGKILQRDWNLIAKGTRMTQDFAEFLKKISRY; encoded by the coding sequence ATGTTAAATGATAGCGAACTCCTCAAATTATTACTTCCGGAATACTTAATCGAATATTTCGATATTATAAAATTTGAAGAAAAAGATAAAGTGCTTCACCTTTATTTTGAAGAGAAAGATACAATCCCCAAAGAATTTTCATCTTTACAGCTTCAATCCAAAGGTTTTCACGACGAAATAACTGTAGATGACTTTCCGCTTCGTGGTAAATCCGTAAAGCTTCATATCAAACGCAGAAGATGGACGGACACAAAATCAGGCAAAATCTTGCAAAGAGATTGGAATCTTATCGCTAAAGGAACCCGAATGACGCAGGATTTTGCCGAGTTCTTAAAAAAAATCAGCCGATACTAA
- a CDS encoding ISAon1 family transposase yields MYGVNGKKFRRHYRKSLSEFKDWNQKQHAEDYILYSENCLSQLSLDEVALSQGELYTVLTSKQAKGRKGSIVAIIKGTKSDETIDKLLKIDRKLRLKVKEITLDMAGSMKLVAKRCFPNAMQVIDRFHVQKLATEAVQEIRIKHRWEAIDSENEILKQAKEKKVKPEIQVFSNGDTRKQLLARSRYFLYKSREKWTESQNIRAGIVFQEYPDLEVAYNLSDKLRKIYNQNITKSVAMLKLAHWFKDVEESGFKSFSILKNTITNHYNDILNYFDERSTNASAESFNAKIKNFRMQLRGVRDKAFFLFRLSKLFA; encoded by the coding sequence ATGTATGGGGTTAACGGGAAAAAATTCCGAAGACATTACAGAAAGTCCCTCAGCGAATTTAAAGATTGGAATCAAAAACAACACGCCGAAGATTATATTCTCTATTCCGAAAACTGCCTCTCACAGCTCTCATTGGATGAAGTAGCACTGTCTCAGGGCGAACTTTACACCGTGCTCACTTCCAAGCAAGCTAAAGGAAGGAAAGGGAGTATTGTTGCCATTATCAAAGGAACCAAAAGCGACGAAACTATTGATAAACTACTTAAAATCGATCGAAAATTAAGACTGAAAGTAAAAGAGATTACCTTGGATATGGCAGGTTCTATGAAACTCGTTGCCAAAAGATGCTTTCCTAATGCGATGCAGGTTATCGACCGATTCCACGTACAAAAACTCGCCACAGAAGCCGTTCAGGAGATTAGAATAAAACACCGTTGGGAAGCTATTGATTCAGAAAATGAAATCCTGAAACAAGCTAAAGAAAAGAAAGTAAAACCAGAAATCCAAGTTTTTAGCAATGGCGATACCCGAAAACAACTCTTGGCAAGAAGCCGCTATTTTCTTTACAAAAGCAGAGAAAAATGGACGGAAAGTCAAAATATAAGAGCAGGAATTGTCTTTCAAGAATACCCGGATTTGGAAGTAGCCTACAACTTATCGGATAAATTAAGGAAAATTTATAATCAAAACATCACAAAATCCGTTGCAATGCTCAAACTTGCCCATTGGTTTAAAGATGTGGAAGAATCAGGTTTTAAATCCTTTTCAATACTTAAAAATACCATCACGAATCATTATAATGACATTCTCAACTATTTTGACGAAAGGAGTACAAATGCGTCCGCAGAAAGTTTCAATGCGAAAATAAAGAACTTCAGAATGCAACTTCGAGGCGTGAGAGACAAAGCATTTTTCCTTTTCAGATTATCCAAACTTTTTGCCTAG
- a CDS encoding MBL fold metallo-hydrolase — MLLKFLGTGTSQGIPVIGSRHPVCLSDNPKDKRLRTSAIITTDSGKKILIDCGPDFRQQMLTNKEENVDAVLVTHEHNDHIIGLDDLRPLIFKNKESMPIYCNARVAKEIKHRFPYAFIEHKYPGAPSFDLFKIDGTFRLFNEIDVTPIDIIHSEINILGFKFKNLAYITDASKIEESEKEKLKNLEVFIINCLRKTEPHHSHFILPQVLELVQELKPKKTYLIHISHHLGFHDEVETELTDNVHLAYDGLEIEF, encoded by the coding sequence ATGCTTTTAAAATTTTTAGGTACAGGAACATCACAGGGAATTCCTGTTATAGGAAGCCGTCATCCTGTTTGCCTTTCCGACAACCCAAAAGATAAACGGCTTAGAACTTCTGCAATAATTACGACAGACTCCGGAAAAAAGATCCTGATAGACTGTGGGCCAGATTTTCGCCAGCAGATGCTGACCAATAAAGAGGAAAACGTAGATGCTGTTTTGGTCACTCACGAACATAATGATCACATTATCGGGTTAGATGATCTTAGGCCTTTGATTTTTAAGAATAAAGAATCAATGCCTATCTATTGTAACGCAAGGGTTGCAAAGGAAATTAAGCATCGTTTTCCTTATGCTTTCATTGAGCACAAATATCCTGGTGCGCCAAGTTTTGATCTGTTTAAGATTGACGGAACTTTTAGATTATTTAATGAAATTGATGTGACTCCTATTGACATCATTCACTCCGAGATCAATATTCTTGGATTTAAATTTAAAAACCTAGCTTATATTACGGATGCAAGCAAGATTGAAGAAAGTGAAAAAGAGAAACTTAAAAATCTGGAGGTCTTCATCATCAATTGCCTTAGAAAAACAGAACCTCATCATTCGCATTTTATCCTTCCGCAGGTATTGGAACTTGTGCAAGAGCTAAAACCAAAGAAGACTTACCTTATTCACATCAGTCATCATCTTGGTTTCCACGATGAGGTAGAAACCGAACTTACTGATAATGTTCACCTTGCTTATGATGGTTTGGAAATCGAATTTTAA
- a CDS encoding TonB-dependent receptor, with protein sequence MKPKLTPKQKALAINLDTSIYGTFAEIGAGQETVRHFFRAGGASQTIAKAMSAYDKDFSDAIYGTEVKNRYVTQNRLRKMLRYEMALIEERIPREKNPGKKFFSYANTVTTINFDKTSKGHGWVGIRYQNNENEDFNEIVIHVKFKETNATLQQETLGSLGVNLIYGAYFYADNPRILIESLYDDISLDRLEIDMIDFSGPGFQYVDNRLMSLQLVKLGMTDAVIFNSEGNNMLPADILYKKNIFAVRGSFRPVTKVNIDMFEQGLEMFNKDNACDSYNTQILFEITISNLRADGDINERDFLDRVDILGKLGYTVMISNFSEYYRMVDYFSTFTNQHIGVAMGVNNLLDVFDEEYYKNLPGGILEAFGKFFKKDMRVYLYPYKDMKTGELLTSENLKVHDNLKELYKYFKLNKRIVDIENFNPKFLEIYSREILKKILTQELGWEEELPIGVSEMIKDRQMFGYKELTFDGLN encoded by the coding sequence ATAAAGCCAAAACTTACACCAAAACAGAAAGCTTTAGCGATTAATCTCGATACTTCAATTTATGGAACTTTTGCAGAAATAGGAGCAGGGCAGGAAACTGTTCGTCATTTTTTCCGCGCAGGTGGAGCGTCTCAGACCATTGCAAAAGCAATGTCTGCTTATGACAAAGACTTTTCTGATGCCATCTATGGAACGGAAGTGAAGAATCGTTATGTAACGCAAAATAGACTCAGGAAAATGTTGCGCTACGAAATGGCACTCATTGAAGAAAGAATTCCTAGAGAAAAAAATCCTGGAAAAAAGTTTTTTTCCTATGCCAATACAGTTACGACGATCAATTTTGATAAAACTTCAAAAGGACACGGGTGGGTAGGTATTCGCTATCAGAATAATGAAAATGAGGATTTTAATGAAATTGTTATTCATGTAAAATTCAAGGAGACCAATGCAACATTACAGCAGGAAACTCTGGGAAGTTTGGGGGTGAACCTTATTTATGGTGCTTATTTTTACGCCGATAACCCGAGGATTCTTATAGAATCTTTGTATGATGACATCTCGTTAGATCGTTTAGAAATTGATATGATCGATTTTAGTGGACCCGGTTTTCAGTATGTTGATAACAGGCTTATGAGTCTTCAGCTGGTAAAATTGGGGATGACAGATGCTGTAATTTTCAACTCAGAAGGGAATAATATGTTACCTGCTGATATTCTTTACAAGAAAAATATTTTTGCAGTAAGAGGAAGTTTCCGTCCCGTTACCAAAGTTAATATAGATATGTTTGAGCAAGGACTCGAGATGTTTAATAAGGATAATGCCTGCGATAGCTATAACACACAGATTCTGTTCGAAATCACGATTTCCAATCTTCGTGCAGATGGCGATATCAATGAGAGAGATTTCCTGGACAGAGTTGATATACTTGGAAAATTAGGTTACACTGTAATGATATCTAATTTCTCGGAATATTACAGAATGGTAGATTATTTCTCAACTTTTACCAATCAACATATCGGCGTTGCAATGGGCGTAAACAACCTTTTGGATGTTTTTGATGAGGAGTATTATAAAAACCTTCCAGGTGGGATTTTGGAAGCTTTCGGAAAATTCTTTAAAAAAGATATGCGCGTTTATCTGTATCCATATAAAGATATGAAAACAGGTGAGTTACTGACATCCGAAAATTTAAAAGTCCATGACAACCTGAAAGAATTGTACAAATATTTCAAGCTTAATAAGAGAATTGTAGATATCGAGAACTTTAATCCTAAATTTCTTGAGATCTATTCCCGTGAGATTCTTAAAAAAATCCTTACACAAGAACTTGGCTGGGAAGAAGAACTTCCTATAGGTGTTTCGGAAATGATAAAAGACCGCCAGATGTTCGGTTACAAAGAACTGACTTTTGACGGATTGAATTAA
- a CDS encoding GAF domain-containing protein gives MIELKKRLSTILESPQETNTKLLKICQVLDKEISYYNWTGFYFKNGDKDELVLGPYVGAITDHIIIPFGKGICGQVAVSGETFVVPDVHSQDNYLSCSIDTKAEIVVPIFKNGENIGQIDIDSHTIDPFTKEDEELLNWLCDEVAKIL, from the coding sequence ATGATAGAACTTAAAAAAAGACTTTCAACTATTTTGGAAAGTCCCCAGGAGACAAATACCAAGCTTTTAAAGATTTGCCAGGTTTTAGATAAAGAAATTTCCTACTACAACTGGACAGGATTCTATTTCAAAAACGGTGACAAAGACGAGTTGGTTTTGGGGCCTTATGTAGGGGCAATTACAGATCATATTATCATTCCTTTTGGGAAGGGGATCTGCGGTCAGGTTGCTGTTTCTGGAGAGACTTTCGTAGTTCCAGATGTTCATTCTCAGGATAATTATTTGTCTTGCTCTATTGATACAAAAGCAGAAATTGTAGTTCCAATTTTCAAAAATGGAGAAAATATTGGACAAATCGATATCGATTCTCACACCATTGATCCATTCACCAAAGAAGATGAAGAATTGCTGAACTGGCTTTGCGACGAGGTTGCGAAGATTTTGTAA
- a CDS encoding IS256 family transposase, variant Zn-binding type, which yields MDVIRWGSQAGKQRFKCKSCGIFFTNNRPEQRLRNRFVWFRKWVLERQTYKTLCRDSGYSKDTLQRTFYQILESSPVLKIIKREKVNLRMDATYFAQFCLVAYQDDLDGYTQLIRFTDGEHYEEIKEDLANLLLLGVRLESITSDGDKSILKAIKKTDRNIIIQRCLVHIQRMCLIWLTKFPKHIAGQELRKHVLLLLKIETHNDRIWWTQELKEWYERHKDYINEKTINTETERYWYTHKLLRRSYFTIKRALPNMFHYLDNPKIPKTTNGIEGYFSHLKNHLDLHRGLTLKNRINFIKWYIYFSNEK from the coding sequence TTGGATGTTATCCGTTGGGGAAGTCAAGCGGGAAAACAGAGGTTTAAATGCAAAAGCTGCGGAATTTTTTTCACAAATAATCGTCCAGAACAAAGATTAAGAAACAGGTTTGTGTGGTTTAGGAAATGGGTGCTGGAAAGACAGACTTATAAGACTCTTTGCCGAGACAGTGGATACTCCAAGGATACGCTGCAAAGGACTTTTTATCAAATTCTGGAAAGCTCTCCAGTACTAAAAATCATCAAACGGGAAAAAGTCAACTTAAGAATGGATGCCACTTACTTTGCACAGTTTTGTTTGGTGGCTTATCAAGACGATCTCGACGGTTACACTCAATTAATCCGCTTCACAGACGGAGAACATTACGAGGAGATCAAAGAAGACCTGGCCAATCTTTTGTTGTTGGGAGTGAGGCTTGAAAGCATCACTTCTGATGGTGATAAAAGTATTTTGAAGGCGATCAAAAAAACCGACAGGAACATCATCATCCAAAGATGTTTGGTCCATATCCAGAGAATGTGCCTGATTTGGCTAACCAAATTCCCTAAACATATTGCAGGTCAAGAGTTGAGAAAACACGTTCTTTTATTGCTGAAAATCGAAACGCATAACGATCGAATCTGGTGGACACAGGAGTTGAAAGAGTGGTATGAGCGGCATAAAGACTATATCAATGAAAAAACTATTAACACAGAAACAGAACGGTATTGGTACACCCACAAACTATTGAGAAGATCATATTTTACTATAAAAAGGGCGCTTCCCAATATGTTTCATTATTTGGATAATCCAAAAATTCCAAAAACAACCAACGGAATCGAAGGGTACTTCAGTCATCTGAAAAACCACCTGGATCTGCACAGAGGATTAACGCTGAAAAACAGAATTAACTTCATCAAATGGTACATTTATTTTTCTAACGAAAAATAG
- a CDS encoding IS1182 family transposase has product MNFKHYNQNQLVLFPYSFEDLIPENHPVRIVNDILEKVNIDPLLKAYSKEGNPSYHPVMMLKVMVFAYMNNIYSSRKIEKALRENINFMWLSNMSIVDHNTVNRFRTHKLEAAFKNIFSQVVLLLAEEGLVSLKQVFVDGTKIEAQAGRYTFVWANAIKTNKEKMLRQLEELWKYAQSVAKEEDKDPEPPGFKEISKEKIRQTAENINAKLKGSGGKTDSDKKAKAKLNYIKKNFEKNLDKYEAQEAILAERNSYSKTDEDATFMRMKDDHMMNGQLKPAYNAQISTENQIIVNYTIHQQTNDINTLERHLENFEKLFGKKRMEELEELTADAGYGSEQNYELLEQNNITPFVKYNTFDKEQNARYQAKHKIFSKENLHYNGEDDFYVCPMGQKMEKTHESTRKTKTGYPQKLSHYQAKNCDGCPIRGVCHSSKENRSIERNHHLEDYKEKIRKLLNSEKGIKKRKQRSVEVEPVFAHLKHCNNFKRFTLKGLKKVELEFGLHALAHNLRKKVA; this is encoded by the coding sequence ATGAATTTTAAGCATTACAATCAAAATCAGTTGGTTTTGTTTCCTTATAGTTTTGAGGATTTGATTCCCGAAAATCATCCTGTTCGGATCGTTAATGATATTTTGGAGAAGGTAAACATTGACCCACTCCTGAAAGCTTACAGCAAAGAAGGAAATCCCAGTTATCATCCTGTGATGATGCTCAAGGTGATGGTTTTTGCGTATATGAACAATATTTATTCATCGCGGAAAATCGAAAAAGCGCTTCGTGAAAACATCAACTTCATGTGGCTCTCCAACATGAGCATCGTGGATCACAATACCGTGAACCGTTTTCGTACCCATAAACTTGAAGCCGCCTTCAAAAATATTTTCTCACAGGTGGTTTTGCTTTTGGCAGAAGAAGGTTTGGTGAGCCTGAAACAGGTGTTTGTAGACGGAACCAAAATTGAAGCACAGGCGGGTCGCTACACTTTTGTCTGGGCAAATGCCATCAAAACCAACAAAGAAAAAATGCTTCGTCAGCTGGAAGAGCTCTGGAAATACGCTCAAAGTGTGGCAAAGGAAGAAGATAAAGACCCTGAACCGCCGGGGTTCAAAGAGATCAGCAAAGAAAAAATCCGGCAAACGGCAGAAAATATCAATGCCAAATTAAAAGGCAGCGGGGGTAAAACCGATTCCGACAAAAAAGCCAAAGCCAAACTGAATTACATTAAAAAAAATTTTGAGAAAAACCTCGATAAATACGAAGCTCAGGAAGCTATTTTAGCAGAGCGGAATTCCTACAGCAAGACCGATGAAGATGCTACTTTCATGAGAATGAAGGACGATCACATGATGAATGGACAGCTCAAACCGGCTTATAATGCACAGATTTCCACAGAGAATCAAATCATCGTCAATTATACCATCCATCAGCAAACCAATGATATCAATACTTTGGAGCGTCATTTGGAAAATTTTGAGAAATTGTTTGGTAAAAAAAGAATGGAAGAGTTGGAAGAACTCACTGCTGATGCGGGGTACGGAAGCGAGCAGAACTACGAATTATTGGAACAGAACAATATTACACCATTTGTAAAATACAATACTTTCGACAAAGAGCAGAATGCCCGTTATCAGGCGAAACACAAGATTTTCAGCAAAGAAAATCTGCATTACAACGGGGAAGACGATTTTTACGTTTGTCCGATGGGACAAAAGATGGAAAAAACGCACGAAAGCACGCGCAAAACCAAGACCGGTTATCCTCAAAAGCTCTCCCATTATCAGGCTAAAAACTGCGATGGATGCCCAATTAGAGGCGTTTGCCACAGTTCCAAAGAAAACCGAAGCATCGAACGGAACCATCATTTGGAAGATTACAAAGAGAAAATACGAAAACTTTTAAACAGTGAAAAAGGCATTAAAAAAAGAAAACAACGCTCGGTTGAAGTAGAACCTGTGTTTGCACATCTCAAACATTGCAATAATTTTAAGCGGTTTACCCTCAAAGGTCTGAAAAAAGTAGAATTGGAGTTCGGTTTACACGCTTTAGCACACAATCTAAGAAAGAAAGTTGCCTAA